Genomic segment of Deltaproteobacteria bacterium:
TCGGCGTCATAACAGAGAGTCTCCACGAAATCCTCCTCTCCCTCAAAATAGGCCTGCTGCCTGCCGATCAAGGCGTCGGACGGAACGCCACCTCCACTGGACCGCCCCTGCAAGGCGATCCTCGGCGTGAGGCTTCTGGCCAGACTTCTCCACATGACAAACTCCACATTGGACTGCGGATCGGCCGTCTTGTATCTTGCCAGATGGGCCCTGTGGAAATCTTCGGCCAGGCGAGCCACGACCTCAGGTGTCGCCCTGCTACCCTCCAGGGCAACCTCGAGTTCGATGACCTGCATGGGATACCTGGCGGCCGAGTAATACTCGAAAACCCGGGTCTCAGGCGGCGCCCCGAGCCGGTCGAGGAACGCTCTTCCCTTCTCTTCGAGCTCTCCCAGGATTCTGTTAACCCCCTCGTAGTCGAAATCTCTGCTGGTGGTGTACCTGCTGGCGACGCTGCTCAAGGCTATATCCGCATTGAGTCCGCCAAAGGCACAGAGCACCGCTGTCTCCTTGGGGATGATAACCCGCTTGACCCCCATCTCCCTGGCAAGACCTGCAGCAAAAAGCCCTGTCGCGCCTCCACCTGAAACAATAACAAACTCCCTGGGATCGATACCTCGCCTTACCGTCATATCCAGAATGCCGCCCACCATCTTCTCTCTGGCCACCTGGTAGATGCCCATGGCCGCCTGCCTGACACTCAGACCGAGAGGTGAGGCTATTTTTTCTTCCACCGCCTTCTCTGCCGACTCGGGAGATATCGCCATCCTTCCGCCCAGGAAATAACCGGGAATGATGTACCCGAGGGCGACACAGGCATCGGTGACCGTGGGCTCCGTGCCCCCCCTCATGTAGCATGCAGGACCGGGCACCGCACCGGCGCTCTGCGGACCGACATTGAGTCTGCCTGCCGGGTCCACCCATGCAATACTTCCGCCTCCGGCCCCGAGGGTCAATATTTCCGTAGCGGATACACCTGTTGGGTAGTTGAGAATCCTTCCATCTCTCGTCGTTGTTATCCGCCCTTCGATCACCGTGCTCACATCGAAGCTTGTCCCCCCCATATCGATCACGAGGCAATTCTGTTCCTTGTTTTGTTCTGCAAAGTACAGCCCTGCCACAGGCCCCATGGAGGGCCCGGAAAAAAGCATGAACACGGGTTTTTCCATGATCTCTTCGATCGGCACCAGTCCCCCGCTCGACACAACGATCAGAGGATCCCCTCTGAAGCCCTTTTCGGATAAGGTATCCCGAAGCCTCTTCAAATACTCCGTGACGACGGGTTGAACCATACAGTTGAGAACAGTGCAGGACATGCGGTGGTATTCGCGGATAATCGGCTGGACCTCGCAGCTGAGGCTGTAGGACACGCTCGGCCACTCTTCCCGGATTATCTCACCGATCCGTCGTTCGTGCCGGGGATTGACTATGGACCACAACAGGCAGACTGCTATGGTTTTCACATCCCACTTCTTGAACTGAGCTACAGCCCGTCTGACCTCATCCTCACTAAGAGGAACGAGTACCTTCCCCTCTTTGTTCATCCTTTCGGTCACTTCCAGGCAGAGATACGGCCGGACCAGAGGCTCGGGAGGGGAAACCTTGTAATCGAATATGTTCAGGCGACGGCCCTCTCCACGCCAGAGAACGTATTTGGTTCCCCTACTACAGATGACCCCGCACTTGACGCCCTTCCTCTCGAGAATGGCATTGGTCGCCGTGGTGGAGCCGTGGATGAACACATCGGTTTTGCTTAGGAGACCTTCGAGGCCGACCCCCAACCCCTTGCCGGCCAGTGTCAAGCAGTCCAGGACTCCCCGGGTGAGATCCTCCGGAGTGGTCGGTGCCTTATGCCTTCCCAACAAGACCTCGTCATCCGCTACCGCGAGATCGGTGAAAGTCCCGCCCACATCCACACTGATTCTATATCCCACCTCTCATTTCCCCTCGGCTTCTCTCTTGGCCTGTTCCCGGAGTTTCTCGGTGGCCGCGTAGTCGACCTCGAACAACTCTGGCTCTGTATTGATGACCACCTTGTAGATGTCCCTCGCGGCCTCAAGGGAGACGAAGCCGTCTCTCACATCGGCCCGGACCGCCTCCGGGTCCCGCTCCGCGGGATCGCCGTAACCGCCCCCCCCGCTGGTCACGGCCACCCACTCCTCATCAGGGCCGACAGTCGCGTTGCCTGCGCTGGAAAGATGCCTCAACCTTTTCCCGGTGTGATGGTCGACGATCCAATGATCATCCGAAGAACCGGCAAGGCCCCCGTAAAGCCCGAAGGGCCTGTTCGTGTACCCGGTCGCGGCATATATGAGGAGCATCTCGTGGTTCACCGGTTGAATCCTCTGGCCCACAGACACCCCGCCCCTCCATTTGCCTGGGCCCCCGGAGTCCCTTGCGGCACTGATCTCCCAGACTATGTTCGGTACCGCCAGCTCAAAGGTCTCTATGAATTCATACCCCATATTGCCCATAATACACGGGGCAAACATGTGGGGCAGCCCGTCGAAGCCCTCTGTTGCCCCGCCCGCGGCAGCCGCCAGATAGTACTGATGTCCATAAGGCTCACCGGTCGACGGATCGACTCCAGAGGCATCGAGATTGGCGACGGAAAACTCGCCCATACCGGCAATGGCACGGTCCGGCAGGATCTTTGACCACGTCTTGAACACGAGATTCGTGATGGTGTCGCAAAAACCGGTGGTGGCTATACTGGTTGCGGCCGGCCATCGCGGTATCCCTGCTATCGAACCTTCTCTCAGCAGGACCTCTATGTGATCCATGACCCCGTCATTGAGGGGGAGGCTGGGATCGAGTACGGGAAGCGTACCTTGAATGGCCGAACACCTCGCCGTCGCATAGGTCAAGTTATAGGAACACTCAAGCTGATCGGGCATCTCTCTGTAGTCAAAAGTGATCACACCCCTGTCCGGGTCAATGGATAGTTTCATTCTAAGGTTGACCCCTTCCGGGCAGAACTCCTCGATTTTCTCACTGATCATCTCTTCTTCCACGGTCACCTTGGGAAATTTCCTGATTTCCTCCCTCATCTTCCTGTCGCCGTACCTCAGGGTCTCTTCGAAACACCCTTTCACGGTATCGTAGCCGAACCGGTCGCAGAGTTCTATGACCCTGTTCTCGGCGACCCACAGAGACCCGGTCTGGGCAAGGAAATCTCCGTACCACTGTCTTGAATACCGGAAGTTGTAACCGATAAAGCGAATCAGGTCCGGAATTATCTCATGGTTGCGGCACAGTCTCACACCAGGGAAATGCATCCCCTCTTGGTAGATCTCCTTGGCATAGACATCGCCTGTCGTGGGCAACGGGCACCCTATGTCGATCAGGTGGCACTTGTTGACCGCCCAGACAACGAATTTTCCCTTGTAGAAGATAGGAGCAAACATCGTCCAATCGCCGACGTGTGCATTGCCGGCAAAAGAGGCGTTATTGACGAAAACATCCCCCTCATGAATGTCGTCTCCAAAAGACCTTATGACCCATCTCAAGGCGGGACTCAGGGTTCCCACGTGCACGGGGAGGCAGTCGAACATGAACAGGACCTTTGCCCTTGCATTCAGTAAAGTGCACGTAAAATCCTTCGCGCCGTAGAGAATCGGATTCCGCGCAGTAGCGAGAATCGTCTCGGTCATCTCGCTCATGATCCCTTCGGCTCTTGCCACGACCACCGAAAAGGTGATCGGGTCGACCTCCGCATCTCCGGTCTCCAGCGCACCGGGTATGCCTTGTATCTCCCCTTCTTCGATCTCGCTGGTTATCTTTTCGACAGCATACGGCGGAAAATCTATGGTCTGTTGCATTCCCCCTGCCCCTATGAATCCAACGGAATCTCAGGCCTCCTCTGTCCGGTGCAAAGCTCGTCAGGATTACAGCTCTTCCTCCTGGCAAATCCTCCCGTCAGGTCGCAGAATTGAGCCACTCGATACGGAACTGCAACGGGAAAGCCGTATCGCGACGGCAATTGACCAGACTCCCGGTGACTAGGTGAGATCCTCCTTCTTGGTGGCCTGGACCTTCATCTCCCTCTTTGCCAGTTCTCGGAAAAAGTACTTTGGGTCGATTGCTCCTTCCGGGCCCCACACGCCCGGTCGGACCCTTCCTTCCGATTGCATCCGGGCCGTGATGGAAGGCGGTACACCCGTTGACACTTCTCCGCAAGAAAAACCCCATCGGCTGTGGGTTCTGATGATGCAGTCGATCACGTATTCCGTCCTTTTCCCGTCCTTGTTGCCGATCACCTGGGCCCGAAGACACTCCATATCGTTGAGTGCAAGCTCCACACCCGCCATCTTCTCTTTGACATGCCTGTCGACCACGGCAGCCAGCACCTCGATGGGAGTCACCTTGGCACCGCCCACCTCGACCGGCTCCTTGCTCGCGAAACCGAGGGAGGCCAGGAACTGGGCCTTCTGTTCGAATTCAGCCGGGAGGCTCAACCGCCAGGTAACCTCCTTGATCCCTTTGTCTCCAAATGAAGCGGGGATAGTGGCCGGCTCGGAGTGAAGGGTATGGATGCAGGTCCGCCGTCCGATGGGCTCCGGGAAGTCGATCTCCATGGCCCCGGACATGGGTGGAAGTGTCCTGTACTCCCCGTCGATGAACTCCACGCAGTCATCGGAGTACTCCTCCATGATCGTCCTGATCGAGTACGGCGGTACAAAGGCTTCCACTCCTTTGGTGTCGGTCATATCGATACTCGCGTCGCTCAGGCGGACGATTTCCACCGTATCGAGCTGGTCGTAGCCGTACCGGGCCAGAACGTTGGTGATCCCCGGAGCTCCTCCGATCCCCAGAACGGCCGTGAGCCCGGCCTTCTCGAAATCGTCGAAAAGCTCCAGCTGCCGCCGTGTTGTATGGAACATCCCTCCGAGATCGTTGTAATGGCAGCCACCCTTGAGGCAGGCCTTCATGACGTTCAGGTTGACATAGTACTGGGCTGCATTGATCACGGCGTCATATCCCTTGAGCAGTTCCGCCGTTTCGTCGACTCTGTACGCATCGACGAAGGCTCCCTTGATACGGGAATCCCCCATCGAGGCCGCTGCCTCTTCCGCCTTTTGACCCTGATAATCCGCAAGGAGAATCTCCTCTACCCCGGCATTCTCGCTCAGATCCCTCACTATGGTCCGTGCCATGGCTCCTGCCCCGCCAACGACTGCGACTCTCATCTTTCTCCTCCCATCGTCCATCCATCAGAACTGGGTGTTTGGAAACATACGACCCGTCCCGAGCCTCCACAACAAGCAGGGGACTATCTTACCGGCTTCCCGTGCTTCAGGTCCGGATATCCATGGATGTCCCTGACAATCTCCTCGAGCCCGAGAGATCTCA
This window contains:
- a CDS encoding hydantoinase/oxoprolinase family protein, with translation MGYRISVDVGGTFTDLAVADDEVLLGRHKAPTTPEDLTRGVLDCLTLAGKGLGVGLEGLLSKTDVFIHGSTTATNAILERKGVKCGVICSRGTKYVLWRGEGRRLNIFDYKVSPPEPLVRPYLCLEVTERMNKEGKVLVPLSEDEVRRAVAQFKKWDVKTIAVCLLWSIVNPRHERRIGEIIREEWPSVSYSLSCEVQPIIREYHRMSCTVLNCMVQPVVTEYLKRLRDTLSEKGFRGDPLIVVSSGGLVPIEEIMEKPVFMLFSGPSMGPVAGLYFAEQNKEQNCLVIDMGGTSFDVSTVIEGRITTTRDGRILNYPTGVSATEILTLGAGGGSIAWVDPAGRLNVGPQSAGAVPGPACYMRGGTEPTVTDACVALGYIIPGYFLGGRMAISPESAEKAVEEKIASPLGLSVRQAAMGIYQVAREKMVGGILDMTVRRGIDPREFVIVSGGGATGLFAAGLAREMGVKRVIIPKETAVLCAFGGLNADIALSSVASRYTTSRDFDYEGVNRILGELEEKGRAFLDRLGAPPETRVFEYYSAARYPMQVIELEVALEGSRATPEVVARLAEDFHRAHLARYKTADPQSNVEFVMWRSLARSLTPRIALQGRSSGGGVPSDALIGRQQAYFEGEEDFVETLCYDADKLMAGMKVAGPAILVLPDTTILVPGRFEISLQEEGYYVMEAVGQPG
- a CDS encoding hydantoinase B/oxoprolinase family protein is translated as MQQTIDFPPYAVEKITSEIEEGEIQGIPGALETGDAEVDPITFSVVVARAEGIMSEMTETILATARNPILYGAKDFTCTLLNARAKVLFMFDCLPVHVGTLSPALRWVIRSFGDDIHEGDVFVNNASFAGNAHVGDWTMFAPIFYKGKFVVWAVNKCHLIDIGCPLPTTGDVYAKEIYQEGMHFPGVRLCRNHEIIPDLIRFIGYNFRYSRQWYGDFLAQTGSLWVAENRVIELCDRFGYDTVKGCFEETLRYGDRKMREEIRKFPKVTVEEEMISEKIEEFCPEGVNLRMKLSIDPDRGVITFDYREMPDQLECSYNLTYATARCSAIQGTLPVLDPSLPLNDGVMDHIEVLLREGSIAGIPRWPAATSIATTGFCDTITNLVFKTWSKILPDRAIAGMGEFSVANLDASGVDPSTGEPYGHQYYLAAAAGGATEGFDGLPHMFAPCIMGNMGYEFIETFELAVPNIVWEISAARDSGGPGKWRGGVSVGQRIQPVNHEMLLIYAATGYTNRPFGLYGGLAGSSDDHWIVDHHTGKRLRHLSSAGNATVGPDEEWVAVTSGGGGYGDPAERDPEAVRADVRDGFVSLEAARDIYKVVINTEPELFEVDYAATEKLREQAKREAEGK
- a CDS encoding saccharopine dehydrogenase NADP-binding domain-containing protein, translated to MRVAVVGGAGAMARTIVRDLSENAGVEEILLADYQGQKAEEAAASMGDSRIKGAFVDAYRVDETAELLKGYDAVINAAQYYVNLNVMKACLKGGCHYNDLGGMFHTTRRQLELFDDFEKAGLTAVLGIGGAPGITNVLARYGYDQLDTVEIVRLSDASIDMTDTKGVEAFVPPYSIRTIMEEYSDDCVEFIDGEYRTLPPMSGAMEIDFPEPIGRRTCIHTLHSEPATIPASFGDKGIKEVTWRLSLPAEFEQKAQFLASLGFASKEPVEVGGAKVTPIEVLAAVVDRHVKEKMAGVELALNDMECLRAQVIGNKDGKRTEYVIDCIIRTHSRWGFSCGEVSTGVPPSITARMQSEGRVRPGVWGPEGAIDPKYFFRELAKREMKVQATKKEDLT